From one Acidobacteriota bacterium genomic stretch:
- a CDS encoding SDR family oxidoreductase: MVVTGGAGVLGGEMACALAGCGARVAIVDRKPEEAGRLRERLGDGADRLLVTGGDVLEKDSMEQAARRIVGAWGGIDGLVNAAGGNHPGATTGAEQTFFDLPESSLRFVSDLNLLGTVIPSQAFGRVMAERKAGVILNVSSMNAFRPLTRIPAYSAAKAAVSNFTQWLAVHMAREYSPAIRVNAIAPGFFLTEQNRFLLTDRESGALTARGGQILAHTPMGRFGSPEDLVGATLWLLSPMSRFVTGVVLPIDGGFSAYSGV; encoded by the coding sequence ATGGTCGTCACCGGGGGCGCCGGCGTCCTCGGCGGCGAAATGGCCTGCGCCCTGGCCGGGTGCGGCGCCCGGGTGGCGATCGTGGACCGCAAGCCGGAGGAGGCCGGACGCCTCCGGGAACGCCTCGGCGACGGCGCGGACCGCCTCCTCGTCACCGGCGGCGACGTCCTCGAGAAGGATTCCATGGAGCAGGCCGCGCGGCGCATCGTCGGGGCCTGGGGCGGGATCGACGGCCTGGTCAACGCGGCGGGGGGAAACCATCCCGGCGCCACGACGGGGGCGGAGCAGACGTTCTTCGACCTGCCCGAAAGCTCGCTCCGGTTCGTCTCCGACCTGAACCTGCTGGGGACCGTCATCCCCAGCCAGGCGTTCGGCCGGGTCATGGCGGAGCGGAAAGCGGGGGTGATCCTGAACGTCTCCTCGATGAACGCCTTCCGCCCGCTCACCCGCATCCCGGCCTATTCCGCCGCGAAGGCGGCGGTGTCCAACTTCACCCAGTGGCTCGCGGTGCACATGGCGCGGGAATACTCGCCCGCCATCCGCGTCAACGCCATCGCCCCCGGCTTCTTCCTGACCGAACAGAACCGCTTCCTGCTGACCGACCGGGAGAGCGGCGCGCTCACCGCCCGGGGCGGACAGATCCTGGCCCACACCCCGATGGGGCGCTTCGGCTCCCCCGAGGACCTGGTCGGAGCGACGCTCTGGCTCCTTTCCCCCATGTCCCGGTTCGTCACCGGGGTCGTGCTCCCGATCGACGGAGGGTTCTCGGCGTATTCGGGCGTCTAG
- a CDS encoding pilus assembly protein — MDTQKHSSSGQAIVEFALVFPLLLILLLGIIEFGLLFYNKAVITNASREGARVGIVNQDRGNLNPINANILGAVNSYCASRLISFGSPDVTVTPDWSAGTGFGNPLRVTVTFDYRWLVLPNFVGLPNPTRLSGVTVMRLE, encoded by the coding sequence ATGGATACCCAAAAGCACTCTTCCTCGGGTCAGGCGATCGTCGAGTTCGCCCTGGTCTTCCCCCTCCTGCTGATCCTGCTCCTCGGGATCATCGAGTTCGGGCTGCTGTTCTACAACAAGGCCGTCATCACGAACGCCAGCAGGGAAGGGGCGCGGGTGGGTATCGTCAACCAGGACCGTGGCAACCTCAACCCCATCAACGCGAATATCCTCGGAGCGGTGAACAGCTACTGCGCCAGCCGGCTCATCTCCTTCGGGTCGCCGGACGTGACGGTCACCCCCGACTGGTCGGCGGGGACGGGGTTCGGAAACCCGCTCAGGGTGACGGTCACCTTCGACTACCGGTGGCTGGTGCTTCCGAATTTTGTCGGGTTGCCCAACCCGACCCGGTTGAGCGGCGTCACGGTGATGCGGCTGGAATAG
- a CDS encoding pilus assembly protein TadE: MGENLMLEERQFRTPEPDRNQCGAVIVMVALLLVVFVGFAAMAIDIGHLLVVRNELQNAADAAALAGASHLYPQIPPASPSPPDWAAGETAASTNAPVNKAGGVVITDYEVQLGYWNFAHTPPGLQSTGITPGAQDFAAIKVTVRRANGKNGGPLGLFFAPVLGIKTSDVSATATAVMASPGTAKPGALLPVAISKAVADQKSSYTCPDHTFKIGSSYHYPASMAGQWTSFETDRNDVPTVRDLIANGNPTPLSIGDNIWIQPGSKTTLYNSIPVPADVMLPVVDAVLSDSTHSAVPIWGFVCFHITGSEGGSKKYIEGCFNDSCYAGLTTGVGPNYGAYAPPTLVQ; encoded by the coding sequence ATGGGAGAGAACCTCATGCTTGAGGAGCGGCAGTTCCGGACGCCCGAGCCGGACCGTAACCAGTGCGGGGCGGTGATCGTCATGGTCGCGCTCCTGCTCGTCGTTTTTGTCGGGTTCGCGGCCATGGCCATCGATATCGGCCACCTGCTCGTGGTGCGCAACGAGCTTCAGAACGCCGCGGACGCTGCCGCCCTGGCCGGCGCCTCTCACCTCTACCCGCAGATCCCTCCGGCCTCTCCCTCCCCCCCCGACTGGGCTGCGGGCGAGACCGCAGCATCCACCAACGCCCCCGTAAATAAAGCGGGCGGTGTAGTCATCACCGACTACGAAGTGCAATTAGGCTACTGGAACTTCGCCCATACCCCGCCCGGACTGCAGAGTACGGGGATCACCCCCGGGGCACAGGACTTCGCGGCGATCAAGGTGACCGTGCGGAGAGCCAATGGCAAAAATGGCGGCCCTCTGGGGCTCTTTTTTGCTCCCGTCCTCGGTATAAAGACTTCTGATGTGAGTGCCACGGCAACGGCCGTGATGGCCTCTCCCGGTACCGCCAAGCCAGGTGCCCTCCTGCCCGTGGCCATAAGTAAGGCCGTGGCCGACCAGAAAAGCAGCTATACCTGCCCGGATCATACCTTTAAGATCGGCTCTTCGTATCACTACCCGGCGAGCATGGCAGGCCAGTGGACCTCGTTCGAAACGGACAGGAACGACGTCCCCACCGTCAGGGACCTGATCGCCAACGGCAACCCCACGCCGCTAAGTATCGGCGACAATATCTGGATCCAACCCGGGAGCAAGACGACGCTCTACAATTCAATCCCGGTCCCCGCAGACGTCATGCTGCCGGTGGTCGACGCCGTGCTCAGCGACTCCACCCACTCGGCGGTGCCCATCTGGGGGTTTGTCTGCTTTCATATTACGGGGTCGGAGGGCGGAAGTAAAAAGTACATCGAAGGCTGCTTCAATGACAGTTGTTACGCGGGGCTCACCACCGGCGTCGGGCCCAACTACGGCGCCTACGCTCCTCCCACCCTGGTGCAGTAG
- a CDS encoding EamA family transporter yields MRSRAVLLLILAALLWSLGGLLIKIVDWSPMAIAGARSGIAALVMLAFRPRMRLSWSGPQLGGAVCYAATVILFVVANKWTTAANAILLQYTAPAYVALLSSWFLKERVTRIDAAAIAAALGGMVLFFLDDLTGGGFRGNIVAIVSGVAFAGTALLLRRQKDGSPLESVFLGNILALLIGLPAMLSSAPAQGSWPGLVLLGVFQLGLSYILYAEAIRHVTALEAILVPVIEPVLNPVWVLLLLGEQPGRWAALGGAVVLGSVLLRALGRRPSGHAPAS; encoded by the coding sequence ATGAGATCGCGCGCGGTGCTACTGCTGATCCTCGCGGCCCTGCTCTGGAGCCTGGGGGGGCTGCTGATCAAGATCGTGGACTGGAGCCCGATGGCGATCGCCGGGGCCCGCAGCGGGATCGCGGCGCTCGTGATGCTGGCCTTCCGCCCGAGGATGCGGCTCTCCTGGAGCGGGCCGCAGCTGGGGGGGGCGGTCTGCTACGCGGCCACGGTCATCCTCTTCGTGGTCGCCAACAAGTGGACCACGGCCGCCAACGCCATCCTGCTGCAGTACACCGCCCCCGCCTACGTGGCCCTCCTCAGCAGCTGGTTTCTGAAGGAGCGGGTCACCCGGATCGACGCCGCCGCCATCGCCGCCGCCCTGGGGGGGATGGTCCTCTTCTTCCTGGACGACCTCACCGGGGGAGGGTTCCGGGGGAACATCGTCGCGATCGTGAGCGGGGTGGCCTTCGCGGGCACCGCCCTGCTGCTGCGCAGGCAGAAGGACGGGTCCCCGCTCGAATCGGTCTTCCTGGGGAACATCCTGGCGCTGCTGATCGGGCTCCCGGCGATGCTCTCGTCCGCCCCGGCCCAGGGGAGCTGGCCGGGACTGGTCCTGCTGGGGGTGTTTCAGCTCGGACTCTCCTACATCCTCTACGCCGAGGCGATCCGCCACGTCACGGCGCTCGAAGCGATCCTGGTCCCCGTCATCGAGCCGGTCCTGAACCCGGTCTGGGTCCTCCTCCTGCTCGGCGAACAACCGGGGAGGTGGGCCGCTCTCGGCGGCGCCGTGGTGCTCGGCTCGGTCCTCCTGCGGGCCCTCGGGCGACGGCCCAGCGGGCACGCCCCCGCGTCATGA
- a CDS encoding protein kinase has translation MIGQTLLHYRIIEKLGEGGMGVVYKARDLHLDRFVAVKILPPEVMSDPVRRRRFVLEAKAASALNHPGIIVIHDIDEARGVHFIAMEYLTGRTLEQVLKEGPMSLPRSLGYAARIAEALAAAHTAGIVHRDLKPSNVMVTWEDRVKVFDFGLAKLAAGTGGEAATTEEVTRTLVTSSGPGTVMGTLSYMSPEQARGEALDHRTDIFSLGVVAYHMVSGRLPFRGPNAVSVLEQILHAPAPPLRDACPGAPEEVEQTIDRAMAKDPGERFRDMHEMAAALRSLEEGAENPGAAVAGRKAGAPRAGRDRFPRRPALAACIALLALLFVSPFRARVGPEGPEVGVPSRIRMAILPLLNVGARPENQEIADGLVEVLAARFARIAQYHGNLSVISPADIRAEGITGAAEARRAFGVNLVLCGSVQVFGSLVRVTFYFADAVSLRQIGGGDFSASVFEMMGMDEEIFDRALAILGLEPKPEARRLAAAGRTRVSGAYALYLPAEGLLSRHDMPENLDRAIELFKKALAEDPRYALAHAGLGEAYYWKFKGSHDREWARLALASCEAAGGIDDRLAPVYITRSMLYTELEMPEQAVGELSAAIAIEPANADVYRELGRAYESLKKGGEAERAFRKAIELAPDSWSCHWELAVHLYRHSRYEDSAGEFLEVIRLFPNHFRAYSSLGGIRIHQGRFGEAEILLRKSLEIRSTMQAGVNLAAAYILQGRAAEAVPVLEQAARMKDATHQVWGNLGDACALTPGMEPKARPAYEKAAGLAAEYLELKPSDGAERATLAFYLVRLGERERALAEIGRALKTAPGDARVLFWAALVHEEAGERDRALELLSGAVAGGFSPAIVEATSDLAGLRRDPR, from the coding sequence ATGATCGGTCAGACGCTCCTGCACTACCGGATCATCGAGAAGCTCGGCGAGGGCGGCATGGGCGTCGTCTACAAGGCGCGCGATCTGCACCTGGACCGCTTCGTGGCCGTCAAGATCCTCCCCCCCGAGGTGATGTCCGACCCGGTGCGCCGGCGGCGCTTCGTTCTTGAAGCCAAGGCGGCGTCGGCGCTGAACCATCCGGGCATCATCGTCATTCACGACATCGACGAGGCGCGGGGGGTTCACTTCATCGCCATGGAGTATCTCACCGGACGGACGCTCGAGCAGGTCCTCAAGGAGGGGCCGATGTCCCTCCCCCGGAGCCTTGGATACGCCGCGCGGATCGCGGAGGCGCTCGCGGCCGCCCACACGGCCGGGATCGTGCACCGCGACCTCAAGCCTTCCAACGTGATGGTGACCTGGGAAGACAGGGTCAAGGTCTTCGATTTCGGCCTGGCCAAGCTCGCCGCCGGTACGGGGGGGGAAGCCGCCACGACGGAGGAGGTGACCCGCACCCTGGTTACCTCCTCCGGCCCCGGGACGGTGATGGGGACCCTTTCCTACATGTCCCCCGAACAGGCCCGCGGGGAGGCGCTCGACCACCGGACCGACATCTTCTCCCTCGGGGTGGTGGCCTATCACATGGTGTCGGGCCGGCTCCCTTTCAGAGGGCCGAACGCGGTGTCGGTCCTGGAGCAGATCCTGCATGCCCCGGCCCCCCCGCTGCGGGACGCCTGTCCGGGCGCGCCCGAAGAGGTGGAACAAACGATCGATCGGGCCATGGCCAAGGATCCGGGCGAACGGTTCCGGGACATGCACGAGATGGCGGCGGCGCTGCGCTCCCTGGAGGAGGGAGCCGAGAACCCCGGGGCCGCGGTGGCGGGCCGGAAAGCGGGCGCCCCCCGGGCGGGGAGGGACCGCTTTCCGCGCCGGCCCGCCCTGGCCGCCTGCATCGCGCTGCTCGCGCTCCTGTTCGTCTCCCCCTTCCGGGCCCGGGTCGGGCCCGAGGGGCCGGAGGTCGGGGTGCCGTCAAGGATCCGCATGGCCATCCTGCCGCTTCTCAATGTCGGAGCGCGCCCCGAAAACCAGGAGATCGCCGACGGCCTGGTGGAAGTCCTGGCCGCCAGGTTCGCCCGGATCGCCCAGTATCATGGGAACCTGAGCGTCATCTCTCCCGCCGACATCCGGGCGGAGGGTATCACCGGGGCGGCCGAAGCGCGCCGCGCCTTCGGCGTCAACCTGGTGCTCTGCGGGAGCGTCCAGGTGTTCGGGAGCCTGGTGCGGGTCACCTTTTATTTTGCCGATGCGGTCTCCCTGCGCCAGATCGGTGGCGGCGACTTCAGCGCCAGCGTCTTTGAAATGATGGGGATGGACGAGGAGATCTTCGACAGGGCCCTCGCCATCCTGGGCCTGGAGCCGAAGCCTGAAGCGCGGCGCCTGGCGGCTGCCGGCCGGACGCGCGTTTCCGGCGCCTACGCCTTATACCTGCCGGCCGAGGGCCTGCTGTCACGCCACGATATGCCCGAGAACCTCGACCGGGCCATCGAGCTTTTCAAGAAAGCGCTGGCCGAAGACCCGCGCTACGCGCTGGCCCACGCGGGCCTGGGGGAGGCCTACTACTGGAAGTTCAAGGGGAGCCACGATCGCGAATGGGCCCGGCTGGCGCTGGCGAGCTGCGAGGCGGCCGGGGGGATCGACGACCGCCTGGCGCCGGTCTACATCACCCGGAGCATGCTCTACACCGAACTCGAGATGCCGGAACAGGCGGTCGGGGAATTGAGCGCCGCCATCGCCATCGAACCTGCAAACGCCGACGTGTACCGCGAACTGGGCCGCGCCTACGAGAGCCTGAAGAAGGGGGGCGAGGCCGAGAGGGCCTTCCGGAAGGCGATCGAACTCGCGCCCGACTCCTGGAGCTGTCACTGGGAGCTGGCCGTTCATCTCTATCGCCATTCCCGTTACGAGGATTCGGCGGGGGAGTTTCTCGAAGTGATCCGCCTCTTCCCGAACCATTTCCGGGCCTATTCCAGCCTCGGGGGGATCCGGATCCACCAGGGCCGGTTCGGCGAGGCCGAGATCCTGCTCCGCAAATCGCTCGAGATCCGGTCGACCATGCAGGCCGGGGTGAACCTGGCGGCCGCCTATATCCTCCAGGGGCGCGCGGCGGAGGCGGTGCCGGTCCTGGAGCAGGCGGCTCGGATGAAAGACGCGACGCACCAGGTCTGGGGGAATCTCGGCGACGCCTGCGCGCTCACGCCGGGGATGGAGCCGAAGGCGCGGCCGGCCTACGAGAAAGCCGCGGGGCTGGCCGCGGAATATCTCGAGCTCAAGCCCTCGGACGGGGCCGAACGCGCCACCCTGGCCTTCTACCTGGTGCGGCTGGGAGAGAGGGAACGCGCGCTCGCCGAGATCGGGCGGGCGCTCAAAACGGCGCCCGGGGACGCGCGCGTGCTCTTTTGGGCCGCCCTGGTCCACGAGGAGGCGGGAGAGCGCGACCGGGCGCTCGAGCTGCTCTCCGGCGCCGTCGCCGGGGGCTTTTCCCCGGCCATCGTCGAGGCTACCTCGGACCTGGCCGGCCTGCGCCGGGACCCGCGCTAG
- a CDS encoding PEP-CTERM sorting domain-containing protein, translating to MNGSDADACAFVDGNTTVPGGAWAVNTIPLWEGGWVEELKVEGSDSSDSVTLEGMQFTLSASPIGGNEGIWSLEAVDLNGSVPMNLGDFVDLIGVLKGGNMFTAYFFDDELIQATGTGTWEITFVNNGGQFPGLSHFSLYLRPDDQVGYTPVPEPSSLLLIGSGILGLGVLGRRMKR from the coding sequence TTGAACGGATCCGATGCGGATGCGTGCGCTTTCGTTGACGGGAACACCACCGTCCCGGGCGGCGCCTGGGCGGTCAACACCATTCCTCTGTGGGAGGGGGGCTGGGTCGAGGAATTGAAGGTGGAAGGGAGCGACTCTTCCGACAGCGTAACCCTCGAGGGGATGCAGTTCACCCTGTCCGCCTCGCCGATTGGTGGCAATGAGGGCATCTGGTCTCTGGAGGCCGTCGATCTCAACGGATCGGTTCCGATGAACCTCGGCGATTTCGTCGATCTCATCGGGGTGCTCAAGGGCGGCAACATGTTCACCGCCTACTTTTTCGACGATGAGCTGATCCAGGCGACCGGCACGGGAACGTGGGAGATCACCTTCGTGAACAACGGGGGCCAGTTCCCCGGCCTATCCCATTTCTCCCTCTATCTCCGCCCGGATGACCAGGTCGGGTATACCCCGGTCCCCGAGCCCTCCTCCCTGCTGCTGATCGGGAGCGGCATTCTGGGGCTCGGCGTCCTGGGCCGCAGAATGAAGCGGTAG
- a CDS encoding nuclear transport factor 2 family protein: protein MKIGTVVAAFFVLVSAASCRQREPGGLTALDYFEIQQLVARYARAIDTCSGNGYDYADLFAEDGYFEPSLGGVSGPRFQGREQLAEVSGGGARGCRDVPWIDEGVHHLYVNHTITADGAGARGKVDMLMIGLGGDPNRIEHDGYYEDVYVRTPAGWRFGSRTHHALLDQGKRVPPGRGGD, encoded by the coding sequence ATGAAGATCGGAACGGTGGTTGCGGCGTTTTTCGTCCTCGTGAGTGCGGCGTCCTGCCGGCAGCGGGAGCCCGGCGGGCTCACGGCCCTCGACTACTTCGAGATCCAGCAGCTGGTGGCCAGGTATGCCCGCGCGATCGACACCTGCTCGGGCAACGGGTACGACTATGCCGACCTCTTTGCGGAAGACGGGTATTTCGAGCCTTCGCTCGGGGGCGTCTCCGGGCCCAGGTTCCAGGGAAGGGAGCAGCTGGCCGAGGTCTCCGGCGGCGGGGCGCGCGGGTGCCGCGACGTCCCCTGGATCGACGAGGGGGTGCACCACCTCTACGTCAACCACACGATCACGGCCGACGGCGCGGGGGCGAGGGGAAAGGTCGACATGCTGATGATCGGGCTCGGCGGGGACCCGAACCGGATCGAACACGACGGCTACTACGAGGACGTTTACGTCCGCACCCCGGCCGGCTGGCGCTTCGGCTCGCGCACCCACCACGCCCTGCTCGACCAGGGGAAGCGGGTGCCGCCCGGGCGCGGCGGCGACTGA
- a CDS encoding LysR family transcriptional regulator, whose product MDYRQMEYFQRAARLRNITRAARELNVSQPSVTVAVHRLEEELGVPLLDRSQKQIALTPEGQVFLERTDDILGRLRDLAAEMKDFRFARKGRIRIGITPVIGAYFFPALLARFRKVHPRVEADVIEEGSLSLSEKLSGGDLDLAMMVTSRISSHFDTAPVAKGQLLACFSRRNPLARFRALPFSRLRDQPFIMFHEDTYSRRLVMDECARNRFVPRVVFSSSQIETIMGMVSRGVGVSFMLDTIVARYPGVVGRPLTRPLLIEAGLAWNRDRYLSRSARLLVDLFLEDMGG is encoded by the coding sequence TTGGATTACCGCCAGATGGAATACTTCCAGAGGGCGGCGCGGCTGCGCAACATCACGCGGGCCGCGCGGGAACTGAACGTGTCCCAGCCCTCTGTCACAGTGGCCGTTCACCGGCTGGAGGAGGAACTCGGCGTCCCCCTCCTCGACCGGAGCCAGAAGCAGATCGCGCTGACCCCGGAAGGACAGGTCTTCCTGGAGCGCACCGACGACATCCTCGGCCGCCTGCGGGACCTGGCCGCGGAGATGAAGGATTTCCGCTTCGCGCGCAAGGGGAGGATCCGCATCGGCATCACCCCCGTCATCGGCGCCTATTTCTTCCCCGCGCTCCTCGCCCGCTTCCGGAAAGTCCACCCCCGGGTGGAGGCGGACGTCATCGAGGAAGGATCCCTGTCACTCAGCGAAAAGCTCTCAGGCGGGGACCTGGATCTGGCCATGATGGTCACTTCCAGGATCTCCTCGCATTTCGACACGGCCCCCGTGGCCAAGGGGCAGCTGCTGGCCTGCTTCTCGCGCCGCAACCCCCTCGCAAGGTTCCGGGCCCTCCCCTTCTCCCGGCTGCGCGACCAGCCCTTCATCATGTTCCACGAAGACACCTACAGCCGGCGCCTGGTCATGGACGAGTGCGCCCGGAATCGCTTCGTCCCCCGCGTGGTGTTCTCCTCGAGCCAGATCGAAACGATCATGGGGATGGTCAGCCGGGGAGTTGGCGTCTCCTTCATGCTCGACACCATCGTCGCCCGATACCCCGGAGTGGTGGGCCGGCCGCTGACCAGGCCGCTGCTCATCGAGGCGGGCCTCGCCTGGAACCGCGACCGCTACCTGTCCAGATCGGCCCGGCTGCTCGTGGACCTGTTTTTGGAGGATATGGGGGGTTGA
- a CDS encoding aldehyde dehydrogenase family protein — translation MKHYRMHIGGRWVEGPERFEVLEKYTGRPFATIAQASREQVDEAVRSARRSFGETRLTPYRRYEILHRLAGLIRRDAGELAETLVREVGKPIGEASGEVAGVAANMEILAEEAKRIAGEMVPVEANPGSENRMAFTLRVPVGIVCAITPFNYPLSLSASKVGPAIAAGNVVILKPTQQTPLSGCRLVELLLEAGLPPEHIQLVLGPGSRAGQWLLENPDINFYSLTGSAEVGRHITQTVGLRRCAMELGSNAAVIVHRDADIPRAASACAARGFYNAGQVCISVQRVLVHRDAYERFIAEAKSAAESLVPGDPMDPATTLGPMIDAGEVRRVDAWVREAAVQGATIVTGGSPLGERFYLPTILVGCEPRMKVWHEEVFGPVLAVRAYDDFGEAVRMVNDSKYGLQAGVFTRDIHLALEAARKIECGGVILNDTAYYKVGNMPYGGMKQSGFGREGGKYAVREMSEEKIVVVNQ, via the coding sequence ATGAAACACTACAGGATGCATATCGGCGGCCGGTGGGTGGAAGGCCCGGAACGGTTCGAAGTCCTTGAAAAATATACCGGCCGGCCGTTTGCCACAATAGCCCAGGCCTCGCGCGAACAGGTGGATGAAGCCGTGCGTTCGGCCCGGAGGTCTTTCGGCGAGACGAGGCTGACGCCCTACCGGCGTTACGAGATCTTGCATCGGCTCGCCGGACTGATCAGGAGGGATGCCGGGGAGCTGGCCGAAACGCTGGTGCGGGAGGTGGGCAAACCGATCGGCGAGGCGTCGGGGGAGGTGGCCGGGGTGGCGGCCAACATGGAGATCCTCGCCGAGGAGGCCAAGCGGATCGCGGGCGAAATGGTGCCGGTCGAGGCCAACCCGGGGTCGGAGAACCGGATGGCCTTCACGCTCAGGGTCCCGGTGGGGATCGTGTGCGCCATCACCCCGTTCAACTACCCGCTGAGCCTGTCGGCCTCCAAGGTCGGCCCGGCGATCGCCGCGGGCAACGTCGTCATCCTGAAACCAACCCAGCAGACGCCGCTGAGCGGCTGCCGGCTGGTGGAACTCCTGCTCGAAGCGGGGCTGCCGCCCGAACACATCCAGCTGGTGCTAGGCCCGGGCTCCCGGGCGGGGCAGTGGCTGCTCGAGAACCCCGACATCAACTTCTACAGCCTCACCGGGAGCGCCGAGGTAGGGCGGCACATCACCCAGACCGTCGGCCTCAGGCGCTGTGCCATGGAACTGGGGAGCAACGCGGCCGTGATCGTTCACCGCGACGCCGACATCCCCCGGGCGGCCTCCGCCTGCGCCGCGCGCGGGTTCTACAACGCCGGCCAGGTCTGCATCTCGGTGCAGCGGGTCCTGGTGCACCGGGACGCGTACGAGCGGTTCATCGCCGAGGCGAAGTCGGCGGCGGAGTCGCTGGTCCCCGGCGATCCGATGGACCCCGCGACCACGCTCGGGCCGATGATCGACGCGGGTGAGGTCCGGCGCGTCGATGCCTGGGTCCGGGAGGCGGCCGTGCAGGGCGCCACGATCGTCACGGGCGGGAGCCCGCTGGGAGAACGCTTTTACCTGCCCACGATTCTGGTGGGGTGCGAGCCGCGGATGAAGGTGTGGCACGAAGAGGTCTTCGGACCGGTGCTCGCCGTGCGGGCTTATGACGATTTCGGCGAGGCCGTGCGCATGGTCAACGACTCCAAGTACGGCCTGCAGGCGGGCGTCTTCACCCGGGACATCCACCTGGCGCTCGAGGCGGCCCGCAAAATCGAGTGCGGGGGGGTGATCCTCAACGACACCGCCTATTACAAGGTGGGCAACATGCCCTACGGCGGGATGAAACAGAGCGGTTTCGGCAGGGAGGGGGGGAAGTACGCCGTCCGGGAGATGTCCGAGGAAAAGATCGTCGTCGTCAACCAGTGA